A genomic window from Labrus bergylta chromosome 7, fLabBer1.1, whole genome shotgun sequence includes:
- the scamp2 gene encoding secretory carrier-associated membrane protein 2 translates to MSGYDSNPFAEPVADNPFNDPSVTQVTNSSVAPVDQYSPFPKDGLATQTTPAAPSPYQPAVLQPSTEPSPQATAAVAQANLLRQQEELERKAAELDRREQALQTRGSSGKENNWPPLPKSFPIKPCFYQDFSEDIPPESQRVCKMIYYLWMLNCVTLFLNLLACLASFITDASHGVDFGLSILWLILFAPCSFLCWYRPVYKAFKTDSSFSFFFFFFVFFCQVVIFIIQSVGIPNWGNSGWIAAFSSFRTNHAVGAIMIIVAILFTFCAVLSVILLKMVHQMYRRTGASFQKAQQEFSQGVFTNKTFQTAAAGAASTAAQGAFQGNN, encoded by the exons GACCCTTCAGTCACACAGGTGACCAACTCCAGTGTAGCACCAGTCGACCAGTACAGCCCATTTCCCAAA gatgGTTTAGCCACTCAAACCACTCCAGCCGCCCCCTCTCCTTACCAGCCTGCTGTGTTACAGCCGTCTACAGAGCCCAGTCCACAG GCGactgctgctgtggctcaggCCAATCTGCtgaggcagcaggaggagctggagagaaaaGCTGCCGAGCTGGACCGCAGAGAGCAGGCGCTGCAGACTAGAGGCTCCTCAG GTAAAGAGAACAACTGGCCGCCACTTCCAAAGAGCTTCCCCATCAAGCCATGTTTCTATCAGGACTTCTCAGAGGACATCCCCCCAGAGTCTCAGAGAGTCTGCAAGATGATATACTACCTCTGGATGT TAAACTGTGTGACTCTGTTCCTGAACCTGTTGGCGTGTTTGGCTTCCTTCATCACTGATGCGAGTCACGGTGTTGATTTTGGCCTCTCCATTCTCTGGCTCATCCTCTTCGCTCCCTGCTCCTTCCTCTGCTGGTACCGGCCCGTCTACAAGGCCTTCAA GACGGACAGCtccttcagcttcttcttcttcttctttgtgtttttctgccaaGTTGTGATCTTCATCATCCAGTCTGTAGGCATCCCCAACTGGGGCAACAG TGGCTGGATCGCAGCCTTCTCTAGTTTCCGTACCAACCATGCAGTGGGAGCCATCATGATCATAGTGGCCATCCTCTTCACCTTCTGCGCTGTGCTGTCCGTCATCCTGCTCAAGATG gTCCACCAAATGTACCGCCGGACCGGGGCCAGTTTCCAGAAGGCCCAGCAAGAGTTCTCACAGGGCGTCTTCACCAATAAAACCTTCCAGACAGCGGCAGCCGGAGCAGCATCCACTGCTGCCCAGGGAGCGTTCCAGGGGAACAACTAG